Proteins encoded together in one Benincasa hispida cultivar B227 chromosome 1, ASM972705v1, whole genome shotgun sequence window:
- the LOC120082961 gene encoding prostaglandin reductase-3 isoform X2, which translates to MELKPGLSALVTGGASGIGKAICLALGEKGVFVTVVDVSEEKGQEVVSIIQQKNAKLHSKSEVPPAIFVRCDVTNTNDVQKAFGKHLTTYGGLDICINSAGIGSKIVFHRDQTDGARTWRHVIDVNLLGVIACTQLAIRTMQSMERPGVIVNIGSASGLYPLSADPAYTASKGGVVMFTRSLSPYKRKGIRINVLCPEFVKTELATAGVGERFAERLGGFIPMEMVIKGTFELITDERKAGSCLWITNRRGMEYWPTSTEEAKYLLPSSHLRKKSSSAFFQKMDIPQSFEKVVVHTLSHNFRGATSIVRSPLRLPIRPDHVLVKIIYAGVNASDVNFSSGHYFGSSNKDLQSILPLDAGFEGVGIIAAVGDSVTHLKVGTPAAMMTFGSYAEFVTIHSKHILPVARPDPEVVAMLTSGLTASIALEKAAQMESGKVVLVTAAAGGTGQFAVQLAKLAGNKVVATCGGKGKATLLKDLGVDRVIDYRSEDIKTVLKTEYPKGIDIIYESVGGDMFSLCLNALAIYGRLVVIGMISQYQGENGWEPSNYPGLCEKILKKSQTVAGFFLIQYAHLWQQHLDRLFHLFSSGKLKVFA; encoded by the exons ATGGAGTTGAAACCTGGATTATCGGCTTTGGTCACCGGCGGAGCTTCTGGAATTG GTAAAGCGATCTGCCTAGCTCTAGGAGAGAAAGGAGTATTTGTGACTGTCGTTGATGTTTCTGAAGAAAAGGGACAGGAAGTTGTATCCATTATCCAACAAAAGAATGCCAAGCTTCATTCAAAGTCAGAGGTTCCACCTGCAATATTCGTAAGATGTGATGTTACCAACACAA ATGACGTACAGAAGGCTTTCGGCAAGCACTTAACAACATATGGAGGATTAGATATCTGTATCAATAGTGCTGGAATTGGCAGCAAAATAGTATTTCATAGGGATCAAACTGATGGTGCTCGAACATGGAGACATGTTATTGATGTGAACCTACTTGGTGTCATAGCATGCACTCAACTTGCA ATAAGGACCATGCAATCAATGGAAAGACCAGGTGTAATTGTCAACATAGGCTCTGCTTCAGGTCTTTATCCACTATCTGCAGATCCTGCATATACTGCGTCCAAAG GTGGTGTTGTTATGTTTACTAGATCACTTTCTCCATACAAACGCAAGGGGATTCGGATCAATGTACTTTGTCCTGAG TTCGTCAAAACAGAGCTGGCCACAGCAGGAGTAGGTGAAAGGTTTGCTGAACGATTGGGAGGTTTTATTCCCATGGAGATGGTGATTAAAG GTACTTTTGAACTAATCACCGATGAGAGAAAAGCTGGTTCATGCCTATGGATTACAAATCGCAGAGGGATGGAGTACTGGCCTACCTCTACAGAAGAAGCAAAATACTTGCTTCCTTCCTCgcatttgagaaaaaaatcttCATCGGCATTTTTTCAGAAAATGGATATTCCCCAAAGTTTTGAAAAAGT AGTTGTTCATACTCTGAGCCACAATTTTCGTGGAGCAACTAGCATTGTGCGCTCACCATTGAGATTGCCCATCAGACCAGATCATGTTCTCGTGAAAATCATATATGCTGGCGTAAATGCAAGCGAT GTAAATTTCAGCTCAGGTCATTATTTCGGTAGTAGCAACAAAGATCTTCAATCTATCCTTCCGTTAGATGCTGGTTTTGAG GGTGTGGGTATAATTGCAGCAGTTGGTGATTCTGTCACTCACCTGAAGGTTGGAACTCCTGCCGCAATGATGACGTTTGGAAGTTATGCAGAGTTTGTCACG ATTCATTCAAAACATATCCTTCCTGTTGCAAGACCCGATCCAGAAGTTGTTGCCATGCTGACTTCAGGACTAACGGCTTCCATTGCTCTAGAAAAG GCAGCGCAAATGGAATCTGGAAAGGTTGTTCTTGTCACTGCTGCTGCTGGAGGCACTGGGCAATTCGCTGTCCAG CTTGCCAAGTTAGCTGGAAATAAGGTTGTTGCAACGTGTGGAGGTAAGGGAAAAGCCACACTTCTAAAAGATTTGGGAGTTGATCGAGTTATAGATTACAGATCTGAAGACATTAAAACT GTTCTAAAGACGGAGTATCCTAAAGGCATTGATATCATCTATGAGTCAGTTGGAGGTGATATGTTTAGTTTGTGTTTGAATGCATTGGCTATCTATGGACGACTGGTTGTGATCGGAATGATCTCACAG TATCAAGGAGAGAACGGATGGGAGCCATCAAATTACCCAGGACTTTGCGAGAAAATTCTAAAGAAGAGCCAAACTGTT GCTGGGTTCTTCCTCATACAATATGCTCACCTCTGGCAACAACATTTGGATAGATTATTTCATCTCTTCTCCTCAGGCAAGCTGAAGGTATTTGCTTAA
- the LOC120082961 gene encoding prostaglandin reductase-3 isoform X1 yields MELKPGLSALVTGGASGIGKAICLALGEKGVFVTVVDVSEEKGQEVVSIIQQKNAKLHSKSEVPPAIFVRCDVTNTNDVQKAFGKHLTTYGGLDICINSAGIGSKIVFHRDQTDGARTWRHVIDVNLLGVIACTQLAIRTMQSMERPGVIVNIGSASGLYPLSADPAYTASKGGVVMFTRSLSPYKRKGIRINVLCPEFVKTELATAGVGERFAERLGGFIPMEMVIKGTFELITDERKAGSCLWITNRRGMEYWPTSTEEAKYLLPSSHLRKKSSSAFFQKMDIPQSFEKVVVHTLSHNFRGATSIVRSPLRLPIRPDHVLVKIIYAGVNASDVNFSSGHYFGSSNKDLQSILPLDAGFEGVGIIAAVGDSVTHLKVGTPAAMMTFGSYAEFVTIHSKHILPVARPDPEVVAMLTSGLTASIALEKAAQMESGKVVLVTAAAGGTGQFAVQLAKLAGNKVVATCGGKGKATLLKDLGVDRVIDYRSEDIKTVLKTEYPKGIDIIYESVGGDMFSLCLNALAIYGRLVVIGMISQYQGENGWEPSNYPGLCEKILKKSQTVAGFFLIQYAHLWQQHLDRLFHLFSSGKLKVLVDPKRFLGVQSIVDAVEYLHSGKSVGKVVVCIDPTFIEHKSKL; encoded by the exons ATGGAGTTGAAACCTGGATTATCGGCTTTGGTCACCGGCGGAGCTTCTGGAATTG GTAAAGCGATCTGCCTAGCTCTAGGAGAGAAAGGAGTATTTGTGACTGTCGTTGATGTTTCTGAAGAAAAGGGACAGGAAGTTGTATCCATTATCCAACAAAAGAATGCCAAGCTTCATTCAAAGTCAGAGGTTCCACCTGCAATATTCGTAAGATGTGATGTTACCAACACAA ATGACGTACAGAAGGCTTTCGGCAAGCACTTAACAACATATGGAGGATTAGATATCTGTATCAATAGTGCTGGAATTGGCAGCAAAATAGTATTTCATAGGGATCAAACTGATGGTGCTCGAACATGGAGACATGTTATTGATGTGAACCTACTTGGTGTCATAGCATGCACTCAACTTGCA ATAAGGACCATGCAATCAATGGAAAGACCAGGTGTAATTGTCAACATAGGCTCTGCTTCAGGTCTTTATCCACTATCTGCAGATCCTGCATATACTGCGTCCAAAG GTGGTGTTGTTATGTTTACTAGATCACTTTCTCCATACAAACGCAAGGGGATTCGGATCAATGTACTTTGTCCTGAG TTCGTCAAAACAGAGCTGGCCACAGCAGGAGTAGGTGAAAGGTTTGCTGAACGATTGGGAGGTTTTATTCCCATGGAGATGGTGATTAAAG GTACTTTTGAACTAATCACCGATGAGAGAAAAGCTGGTTCATGCCTATGGATTACAAATCGCAGAGGGATGGAGTACTGGCCTACCTCTACAGAAGAAGCAAAATACTTGCTTCCTTCCTCgcatttgagaaaaaaatcttCATCGGCATTTTTTCAGAAAATGGATATTCCCCAAAGTTTTGAAAAAGT AGTTGTTCATACTCTGAGCCACAATTTTCGTGGAGCAACTAGCATTGTGCGCTCACCATTGAGATTGCCCATCAGACCAGATCATGTTCTCGTGAAAATCATATATGCTGGCGTAAATGCAAGCGAT GTAAATTTCAGCTCAGGTCATTATTTCGGTAGTAGCAACAAAGATCTTCAATCTATCCTTCCGTTAGATGCTGGTTTTGAG GGTGTGGGTATAATTGCAGCAGTTGGTGATTCTGTCACTCACCTGAAGGTTGGAACTCCTGCCGCAATGATGACGTTTGGAAGTTATGCAGAGTTTGTCACG ATTCATTCAAAACATATCCTTCCTGTTGCAAGACCCGATCCAGAAGTTGTTGCCATGCTGACTTCAGGACTAACGGCTTCCATTGCTCTAGAAAAG GCAGCGCAAATGGAATCTGGAAAGGTTGTTCTTGTCACTGCTGCTGCTGGAGGCACTGGGCAATTCGCTGTCCAG CTTGCCAAGTTAGCTGGAAATAAGGTTGTTGCAACGTGTGGAGGTAAGGGAAAAGCCACACTTCTAAAAGATTTGGGAGTTGATCGAGTTATAGATTACAGATCTGAAGACATTAAAACT GTTCTAAAGACGGAGTATCCTAAAGGCATTGATATCATCTATGAGTCAGTTGGAGGTGATATGTTTAGTTTGTGTTTGAATGCATTGGCTATCTATGGACGACTGGTTGTGATCGGAATGATCTCACAG TATCAAGGAGAGAACGGATGGGAGCCATCAAATTACCCAGGACTTTGCGAGAAAATTCTAAAGAAGAGCCAAACTGTT GCTGGGTTCTTCCTCATACAATATGCTCACCTCTGGCAACAACATTTGGATAGATTATTTCATCTCTTCTCCTCAGGCAAGCTGAAG GTTTTGGTGGATCCTAAAAGATTTTTGGGCGTGCAGTCGATTGTAGATGCAGTTGAATATCTGCATTCAGGCAAAAGTGTTGGCAAG GTTGTTGTATGCATTGACCCAACCTTCATTGAACACAAATCAAAGCTCTGA